TCGGCTCTATACACCTCAAGAGATTTCCGCTATTATCTTGCAAAAGATGAAAAGTGCGGCGGAAGACTACTTAGGTACTACGGTTACAGATGCAGTGATTACCGTTCCTGCCTATTTTAATGATGCAGAGCGACAAGCGACTAAAGAGGCAGGAGAAATAGCTGGGCTAGCCGTAAAACGTATTATCAATGAACCAACTGCTGCTGCTTTAGCCTATGGTTTAGATAAAAAAAATAAAGACATCACCATCGCTGTATTTGACCTTGGAGGAGGTACCTTTGATATTTCTATTCTAGACTTAGGTGATGGCGTTTTTGAGGTAAAGTCTACCAATGGAGACATTCATTTAGGTGGAGATGATTTTGATCAAAAAATAACAGATTGGCTGGCCGATAACTTTCAAAAGGAGGAGGGTGTTGATTTAAGAAAAGATCCAACTGCCCTGCAGCGCCTAAGAGAGGCAGCTGAAAAAGCCAAAATTGAGCTTTCTAGTGCCTCTACTTCAGAGATTAATCTTCCCTACATTACCGCTATTGATGGCGTCCCTAAACATTTGGTTAAGCAGCTCTCTAGGGCTCAGTTTGAAAAATTGGTTGATGACTTGGTAAAGCGTACCCTAGCCCCCTGTAGGCAAGCTTTAACAGATGCCTTTGGCGATATATCTGATCCACAGAACAACATTCATGAGGTGATTTTAGTAGGTGGCTCTACCCGCATACCAAAGATTCAAGAAGAAGTAGAGCGTTTTTTTGGTAAAAAGCCTTCCAAGGGTGTTAATCCTGATGAAGTAGTAGCTGTAGGCGCTGCGATTCAAGGCGGTGTGTTAACTGGAGAAGTAAAAGATGTTTTATTGCTTGATGTTATTCCACTATCCTTAGGTATTGAAACATTAGGTGGTGTTTTTACCAAGTTAATTGAAGCCAATACTACGATTCCAACCAGAAAATCAGAAGTTTTTTCTACCGCTTCAGACAATCAATCTTCTGTTATGGTGCATGTATTGCAAGGCAATAGGCCGATGGCCAAGCACAACCGAACCATTGGCCAGTTTCACTTATCCGATATACCATCCGCTCCCAAGGGTGTTCCACAAATAGAGGTAGCTTTTGATGTAGATGCCAATGGTATATTGCATGTTTCTGCAAAAGATAGAGGTACAGGCAAGGAACAAAAAATTCGTATTGAGGCTTCGTCTGGTTTGACAGAAGATGAAATCAAGCGTATGAGAGAGGAGGCAGAAGTCAATGCAGCAGCAGATAAGGCAGAAAGGGAGCAAATGGATAAGGTTAATCAAGCGGATTCATTTATATTTGAAGTAGAAAAACAACTCAAAGAGTTGGGAGATAAAATTGACGCAGAAGATAGGAAAAAGATAGAGCCCGCTTTAGCAGATTTGAAGAAAGCACATGCAGAAAAAGAGGTGGTTGTTATTGATCAGGCATTAGAAACGCTAAACAAGATTTGGAGTGAGGTCATGGCTAAGGTCTACCAAAAATCGCAAGCTGCGGGCGCAACATCCGCTGCTAGTGGGGAACAGGAAAATGCTAAAGAAGGTGGCAGTAACGTGACAGATGCTGAATTTGAAGAAGTAAAATAATAGGCTTTGTTGCTGCTATGGAGAGCGACTTTCTAATTGGTTTTTAGAAAGTCGCTTTTTTATATTACGTCTGTAAGATAATAAACCATTTGTGTAACATGCTTATGCTGAAAACATAACACGAAAAACCGCTTAAAGCCAAATAATAGTTGATTATTCTCTTCAATTTTACTAAATTAAGTTAGCTTGGGTGTACATATTCCATAATTATATATTTTTATGCTGAGAACCAAATATTATTATAACCCTGCTACTTGTAGCTATGAGCGTGTACAGCGATCTATATCCACCTTTATTATACGTAGTTCTCTTTATATATTTTTTTCGGTCGTCTTAGCGGTAGCAATGGTTAGGTATTATCGAGGTCGTTTTGTTTCTTCTAGAGAGCTTGAGTTGCTACAAGATAATGAGCGGCTTAAGGCCTATTATCATATGGTGCAGAAAAAGATAGAAGGTAGCGTGGCCCTTTTGACTCGGTTGCAACAACAGGATGATGAACTATATAGGCTATTGTTGAATACGACTCCCCTTTCTCCTGCAGAGCGCAATGCGGGCATGGGAGGTGTAAATACATATGCCCATTTGGGGAAAGACACATTAATTGCCCAAACATTGTCTAAAGCAGAGCAACTCTATAGTAAATTAAAGGTTCAGCAGCAATCTTACAAGCAATTACGCGAGCTTGCCAAGCATAAGATGGCTAAGCTTGCTTCCACACCTACCTTTCCACCCGTTTCTAAAAAACATTTAAAAAGAATATCGGCCCCTTTTGGTATGCGTACCCATCCAATCCATCATATACGTAAGATGCATGAGGGGGTTGATTTTTCCGCTCCTATTCATACGCCGATTTATGCTGCTGCGGATGGGCATGTTAAGTGGGTTAAAAATGATAAAAAAGGATATGGGAACCATCTCCTTATTGAGCATGGCAATGGTTTTCAAACCCATTATGCCCATATGCATACTATAATCGTTCAAAAATCGAACCACATCATCAGAGGACAACAGATTGGTACAGTGGGCAACTCAGGGGATTCAACTGCTCCCCATCTCCACTATGAAGTCTACAGCAATAGACATCGTGTTGATCCGATTCAATATTTTGTAGGAGAGCTTACTGCTGCTGAATATGAAGCAGTTCGTAAGCAATCCACCCATCGTACACAAGCCCTTTGCTCCAATTTTTAGCAGGTTTTACACAGGGTATTTGTACTTATTTTGGAGTGGTATTAAAAAATAAGCTATCTTATAAGTTGATTTGCGTTTGTTTCATTTACGATATGGTGCACCTGACTGGTTTATCTAGCGCGCATATCCAGGATGTATACCTTTCCTCTGGGGGAGTCAGATAGATCTTTTTGCTATGGCTTACTGGAATCTTTATCTCTGTGTCTATCCGCCTCAAATGCATCTAGTATACTGGCTCTTGTTTGGTTCTTAAGCGTTACCAATAGCGGTTGAAAGAGGTCTTATGCAAAAGAAATATTTTACCATTCAGGAGGTAGCGCGCCATTTTGATGTGGCGCCTTCTTTGATACGTTTTTGGGAAAAAACCTTTAGTGGCATCCTACAGCCTCATAAGAATAGCAAGGGAGCCAGAAGGTATCAAACAAAAGATATCACTCAGTTGCGTTATATCTATACACTGGTGAAGGAAAAAGGCTATAGTTTAGCCGGTGCACGCAAAGTAATCCAGAAACATCGTCGTCCGTTTGCCATTACACCCGCAGATGTTGTGCAACGGCTACAGGCGTTACGTGCTTTCTTAGGTGCGTTAAAAAAAGAGATACATTAGCTACACATTTGCACTGTTTGGGCAATGGCATCAGCTTAAGGAAAAGTGTATGGTAGCACAGAGGTGCAAAAGCGGTTTATAGATGGTGAATATGCCATCCCATTTATAGCTGTTGATAAAGATTAAAGTTTTACTTCAAGTGCTAAAGTATCTGTTCAAGTCGCTGGTGTTTTCCATTACAAGAAGACCGCCCCTGTAAAAAGTCGCGGTGTAGCAAGTGTCATCTTACAGATGATTAGGAAAAACAGTTTCCTTTCAAGCCCCCAAAGGGGGCGCTTACTGTTTTTCCATCTGTCAGATGACACTTTCAGTGACTTTTTACCGAGGGCTTGATTTTTTGTCCACTTTTTTATTAAGAACAAAGTGGGATAAAGTTCATTGTTAACCAAATGGT
The nucleotide sequence above comes from Cardinium endosymbiont of Sogatella furcifera. Encoded proteins:
- the dnaK gene encoding molecular chaperone DnaK, with amino-acid sequence MGKIIGIDLGTTNSCVAVMEGNEPVVIPNNEGKRTTPSVVAFLNGGKGERKVGDPAKRQAIINPHNTISSIKRFMGKGYDSVANEINEVAYKVENGANNTVRVRIGDRLYTPQEISAIILQKMKSAAEDYLGTTVTDAVITVPAYFNDAERQATKEAGEIAGLAVKRIINEPTAAALAYGLDKKNKDITIAVFDLGGGTFDISILDLGDGVFEVKSTNGDIHLGGDDFDQKITDWLADNFQKEEGVDLRKDPTALQRLREAAEKAKIELSSASTSEINLPYITAIDGVPKHLVKQLSRAQFEKLVDDLVKRTLAPCRQALTDAFGDISDPQNNIHEVILVGGSTRIPKIQEEVERFFGKKPSKGVNPDEVVAVGAAIQGGVLTGEVKDVLLLDVIPLSLGIETLGGVFTKLIEANTTIPTRKSEVFSTASDNQSSVMVHVLQGNRPMAKHNRTIGQFHLSDIPSAPKGVPQIEVAFDVDANGILHVSAKDRGTGKEQKIRIEASSGLTEDEIKRMREEAEVNAAADKAEREQMDKVNQADSFIFEVEKQLKELGDKIDAEDRKKIEPALADLKKAHAEKEVVVIDQALETLNKIWSEVMAKVYQKSQAAGATSAASGEQENAKEGGSNVTDAEFEEVK
- a CDS encoding M23 family metallopeptidase; this translates as MLRTKYYYNPATCSYERVQRSISTFIIRSSLYIFFSVVLAVAMVRYYRGRFVSSRELELLQDNERLKAYYHMVQKKIEGSVALLTRLQQQDDELYRLLLNTTPLSPAERNAGMGGVNTYAHLGKDTLIAQTLSKAEQLYSKLKVQQQSYKQLRELAKHKMAKLASTPTFPPVSKKHLKRISAPFGMRTHPIHHIRKMHEGVDFSAPIHTPIYAAADGHVKWVKNDKKGYGNHLLIEHGNGFQTHYAHMHTIIVQKSNHIIRGQQIGTVGNSGDSTAPHLHYEVYSNRHRVDPIQYFVGELTAAEYEAVRKQSTHRTQALCSNF
- a CDS encoding MerR family transcriptional regulator, with the translated sequence MQKKYFTIQEVARHFDVAPSLIRFWEKTFSGILQPHKNSKGARRYQTKDITQLRYIYTLVKEKGYSLAGARKVIQKHRRPFAITPADVVQRLQALRAFLGALKKEIH